The genomic interval AAGAATCTTCCAAGGAAGGCGGCAAATATCGAGCCTGCGACGCCTCCGAAAAAACCCGCAAGGCTTTTATTTGGGCTGGCAGGAATCATTCCTCTGTTTCCCTTGCCGAAGAGCATGCCGAAAAACCATGCCAAGGAGTCGCATCCGAACACCATCATGAAAAATACCGCGAGCAAGGCTCCGGCATCCTCCCAAACGGTGATGATTGAAAGGTACATTACCAGGTATCCGGGATAAATCATGGTGAAGAAGGACGATCCGATCCGCTCGAGGGCCTTTTCGTCTATTCCCCTGAAACTGATGACGAACTCTATGGCGAACAAAATGAATACGCCGATTGCGATGGAGTAGGTGATGATCCGGAACGGATATCCGAGCACCGAATATGCGAAAGATGCCAGCGGTATTATCAAAGAAATCGGCAACAACAGGCCGAGAGGGAGCACCTTCAGTTTTTTAGCCAATAGATTATGCATTTCCAGTACGGCGAGAACGCTGAAAAAGAGGATTTCCAGATGAAACGCTAGGTAACCATAATGCGGCAGGAATACTACTGACGCGACCAAAAGAGGGAGCCCGAGGAAAAAAAGAAGCAAGCGTTCTATGAGTTTTTTCATTTTACTGTTCCGAATCTTCTGTCTCGAGTTGTGTAAAAATCCACGGCCTGTTCAAGGTGGGTTTCAGTCCAATCAGGCCAAAGATCTTCAGAAAAATATAATTCTGCATACGCAGATTGCCATAAAAGGAAATTGCTGATTCGTTGTTCGCCGCCTGTTCGGATGAGAAGATCCATGGGCGGAAGCTCCGGCGCATCGAAATATTCGCTGAATGCCGCTTCGTCGAGCATTGGTATTTTTTCAATTGGTATTTTTTTTACCGCCCGGAGTATTTCGTCACGTCCGCCGTAATTTATAGCGAGACTGACGGTTGTACCTGTATAAGAAGAGGTCTCCTGAACTACAGCATTAATTTCAGAAGCGATATCGGCGGGCAGACCGGAAATATCCCCAAGGTGCCGTACGCGAATGCCGTTTTGTCGATAAAAATTCAGCTCAGCCTTAAGATGCACTGAAATGAGAGACATAAGAAACCCTACCTCTTCGGCTGCCCGTTTCCAGTTTTCCGTAGAAAAAGCGTAGAGAGTGATGTACGGTATCCCGAGATTAGCGGCTTTCTTGACGATCGCCTTCGCTACCTCAAGGCCCCGTTTATGCCCCTGCGTTCTGGCTAATCCCTGACGTTGCGCCCACCTGCCGTTTCCGTCCATAATGATGCCGACGTGCGCCGGCAAGTTGGCGCAATTGCGCGAAGAGTGCTGTGTCATCAGCCTTCCATTATTTCTTTTTCTTTATCTTCCAGAATCTTATTGATATCCTGGATGAATTTATCTGTTGTTTTTTGAAGTTCCTCTTCAGTGGTTTTTAAACCGTCTTCGGTTAAGAGTCCTTCTTTTTGGAGTTTCTTTAGCTCGTCGTTTCCGTCTCTTCGGATGTTCCTGATCGCGACCCGGCTTTGTTCTGCGGTGGCTTTTGCCTGTTTCGCAAGATCCTTGCGTCGTTCTTCCGTGAGCGGGGGTATCGCTATGCGGATAACCTTGCCGTCGTTCGAGGGATTAAGTCCAAGTTCCGATTTTTGTATGGCTTTTTCTATTTCGCCGATTAGGTTTTTATCCCAGGGCTGAATTACAACCAGGCGCGCTTCGGGAATTGAAATCGTCGCAACCTGGGAAAGAGGGGCTTTGTCGCCGTAGTAATCGACGCGAACCTTATCAAAAAGGCTGGCCGAGGCGCGTCCTGTGCGGATAGTATTCAGTTCATCTTTCAACGCGGAAATGGATTTTTTCATCCGTTCCACATGAGGCGCGGTATGTTCGGACATCTGATTCTCCTTAAGTTTATTGTAAAAGAGAAAACCGGCCTCCATCAGAAAGCCGGTTTTCCTTACTTGAATTAAGTCTGATCAGTTGACTCCGAGCTGGAAAAGCACCATCTTCGAGAGGGTGATTTTTGCTCCTACTGAAGCGCCGACCTCATCCATTTTCTTTGATACAGACAGCTTGTCGTCCTTAACGAACGGCTGATCCAGGAAGCAGATTTCAGCAAGATGCTTTTTCAGCTTTCCTTGCACGATTCCTGCCTGGACGTTTTCAGGCTTGCCGGATTCTTTAGCCTGAGCTTTGAAAATCTCGGTCTGTTCCTCGATGTATTTGGGATCGACTTCAGCAGAGGTCGTATACATCGGGGTGAAAGCGGCGACATGAAGACAGCAGTCGTACGCGAATTCCTGAACGGAAGCGTTTTCGAACACGCCCGCTTTATCGGATTTCATCATGATCAGAACGCCGGTCTTTTTGTCTGAGTGGATATACTTGGCGATGTATTCATCGGCTCCAGCCGACAATGAAACCAGGCGGTTGAGAGCCATGTTCTCTCGAACCTTGGTCGCCATGTCAAGAACCATAGCGGACAGATCGGGAGTTACTTCCGTGGCATTCTTCGCGAACGCGGTAGTGATTACATTGTCGCCGAGCGCTACGAAATCTTCATTTTTTGCGACGAAGTCCGTCTCGCAGGTAAGCTCGGCCATAACGGCCTTCTTTCCGTCGGTCTTGATGAGGATAAGACCTTCTGAGGTAGCTCTGCCTGCTCTTTTTTCTACAGCCGCAAGACCCTTCTCCTTGAGAAGCTTCTCGGCTGCTGCGGCGTCGCCGTTGCAGGCCGCAAGCGCGTTCTTGCACTCCATCATGCCTGCGCTGGTTTTATCGCGAAGCGCTTTAACGTCGGATGCTTTAATTTCCATAACGGGCAGTCTCCTTATTTGTCGTAAAGTTTGTCTTCGTCAACGAGTTCCGGAGTTTCTTCGCCAGAATCAGCGGCAACTTTATCGGTAGGAGTGTAGTTGCTGTAGTCTTCGATTTCTTCGTCTTTTTCGACGGATGCGCTGCCTGATTCGGAGAATTCCTCATCGTCGTCCTGAAGGTTTTCGATGATTTTAAGTCCGTTCTCGTTGTCGGCTTCGATAACAGCATTCGCAATGATCTGGGTAAACAAAGAAATGGCGCGGATAGCATCGTCGTTGCCGGGGATCGGGTAATCGATTCCCTCGGGATTGCAGTTGGTATCGACGACAGCGACGATCGGGATGCCCATTCTGCGAGCTTCGGCGACGGCGATCGTTTCCTTGCGGGTATCGATCACGAAGATGATTCCGGGAAGCTCTTTCATTTCCTTGATTCCGCCGAGGTTCTTCTCAAGCTTCGCCTTTTCCTTCTGGAGAGCGGCGATTTCTTTTTTTGTGAGGCTTTCGAATGTTCCGTCGATTTCCATCTTTTCAATCTTCTTCAGGCGAAGAAGGCTTTTTTTGATGGTTGTGAAGTTCGTGAGCATACCGCCGAGCCAGCGGTTATTGACGAAGAACATTCCGCAGCGTTCAGCTTCTTTAGCGATGGTCTGCTGCGCTTGTTTCTTCGTTCCGACGAAGAGGACGGTTTTTCCCGCGGCTGTTGTTTTGCGAACAGCTTCGTAGGCTTCCTTGATGGAAAGAATGGTTTTCTGCAGGTCGATGATATGAATCCCGTTGCGTTCTGCGAAGATATACTTCTTCATACGGGGATCCCAGCGCTTTACCTGGTGGCCGAAATGCACACCGGATTCAAGCAAACTCTTCATGGTTACAACTGCCATGAGATTTCTCCTTTGTTTGTCGTCCGCCATCAGGCTTTCGACAATCCTTCTCTTGTTCTCGGATTATATAAATAATCCGGAAGATATGCTGGGCGATTTTCTATTAAATAGTAAATGAATACCCATGCTCGCGCAGTATTGCATATAACTCATGGATTGGCAAGCCTACGATGCCGCTCCATGAACCCTCGATACGCGTAATGAGACAGGATGCGAGGCCCTGGATGCGGTAGGCTCCCGCTACTCCCTGCCATTCTCCGGTATCGAGGTATTTTTCGATCGTACTCGCGTCCATCTCCATAAATGTCACTTTGCTTACAGAATGAGTCGTCGAAATATACTGGGTAGTCGCGTCGTACAAGCTCAATCCTGTGATGACTTCATGCGTTTTTCCGGAAAAGCTCGCGAGCATATTCGCCGCTTCGTCTCTATCGGCAGGTTTTCCGAAAATTCTGTTTTCAAGACAAATGAGGGTATCGGCGCCTAAAACCCAGGGAGCGCTGATTTTTAGGTCCATGCGAATGACCGATTCAACCTTTTTCATTGAATGAAGTTCAGCCGTTTCAATGGGCGACAGTTCCGGGAAAAAAGGTTCTTCGTAGGACGGACTCATTACCGTGAAGGGAATTGCAAGATTCTTCAGTATTTCCTGGCGTCTGGGCGATGTAGAAGCGAGAACTATGGGTTCCATAAATACTTCCTTGATTGAGTTGACAAAAAATTGATTTTCTTGCATTAATAAAAAGCGCGTGCGATTTTAAGCGCTGTTTCGGAAGATTAGCTCATTTGGATAGAGCGTTGCCCTCCGGAGGCAAAGGCGGTGGGTTCGAATCCCGCATCTTCCAACATATCAGGTAAAAAAAGACCCGGCCACGGCCGGGTCTTTTTTATTTATATCTCAGCCTGTCACTTTCCCGCTGTATCTTTCTGGCTGGAAGACTTGTTTCCGTTTTTGTTGTTTCCGCTTCCGCTTACGCTCTTTAATACTTCGTATGCTCTGTTTCGAACGGGCGTCACATAATTATAGTTATTCGCAATCCGTACAATAGATTCAACCATCGGGGCTTTGTTCGATACGTTCGGAGCAAGCTTTTCGTACGTGTTCAAAACTTCAAGGGCGAGCGAGCTGGTAGGGAGAATAATATCGAACTTGCGGGTGATCCAGACGATCATATCCACGACTTCGTCGTTATCGTTGAATCCCAATTCGCCCAGGGATTTCACTGCGGAGGTGATAACCATCGGCTCGTTGTCGGCGTACATGACGGCCACCAGAGTGTCTTTTGCCTGAGTGGTGCCCATCTTTCCCAGGAGTTCGCATGCCTTGGCCCTGATATCGGGATAGCTGTTCATCGTTCTGCCGTTTTCCCGAACGATGGTGTTGATTCCTTCTGCTGCGAGAGAATTGAGAGCCGCCTGAATATCCTCGGTGGTTCTTCCGGCCTCGATGGCGCTTTCTATATACTGAAGGGCAACCTGTTTGTTGTCTCTTCCTTCTGCGGTAGCGAGTTCTTTAATGATGACTCCCTCTACGGAATTGAGGTATGCCTCTTCAACCGTCATGATGGAATCAGTCTGCTGTTGTGCATTAACGCCCGCGGCTGCGATCAGGCAGATTGTTCCCAGGGCTAATAACGGTTTCATGCGCATAATAGTGACCTCCCGTGGTCGGTAAAAATATCAATTTTCTAAAATTATATACCAGTATTTCGGTATTTGCTATACAAAGTCAAGCCGTTTTCAAACAGCTCAGTTACTGGTTTTTCAACACCAGTTGCCAGTTTTGGCCTGTTTTTTCAAGGATATATATGGCTGCAGGCGATTTAGGAGAAATCTCCATAATGACGTATACGCGGGTAGGGGATACATACTGTATGTCGTCTACCCGCATGTTTTGCCTGGAAGGTACGAAAACATAGGTAAAGTAGTCTTTAAGATTCTTGAGCTTTACCCCTTTGGTCGGCAAGCTTTCGGAAACTTCCTTCAATACGGCAGGCGATGAAAAATACGTTCTGTATTCAGTAGACAGATATCCCAGCCACCCCTGATAGTCCCGGGAAAGCGTTATTTTATTCAGTTTTTCCACAACGAGTTCGATTTCGCTTTTAGCGTTTATATACTCTTCTTTTGTAATTTTTACAGTGTCGAATTCGAATACGACTTCTTCATTCGATGTTTCCGCTTGGGGAAGAATTGGTTGAGGCACTGATTCGGAACCGCTATCGATCGATACAGGATCAGGCGCAGTATGATCAGGAACAACAACTGAATTATCCTTTGTCGCGCATGATGAGGTGATCGATAACGTAGCAATCAATAAAAAATAACACAGTCTTTTCATGCTTCAATACTATCCCGAAGGATTGCAGACGTCAAATACCTTTTTTTAGTTTTAATGGGAGTTGACGCAGGTCAAAGCAGAGTACTAGAGTGTTTTACATGGTTAAAGCAGTGTTTCCAGGTTCGTTCGATCCTCCTACATGGGGGCATCTTAATGTAATCGAGCGAGCAAGAAAGATTTTTAGCGAAATTCATGTAGTCGTGGCGGTTAATAGCGATAAAAAGTATTTATTCACTGAGGATGAACGGGTTTCTTTAATGAAAGAACTTGTGAAACCCTGGGATAACGTGCATGTGCGCTCATGGAACCGGCTGATCGTGAATTACGCCGAGGCGATAGACGCGCGGGTATTGATTCGGGGAGTCAGAAATCTTGCCGACTTTTCGTATGAATTCGATCTGGCGATGATGAACCAAGGTTTATCCCCCGACATTGAAACAGTTTTTCTTGCTACGGATCCGAAGTACTTCGTATTGCGATCAAGCGCCATTAAGGAATTAGCTTCTTTCGGGGGAGATGTTTCGACAATGGTTCCCGATCTTGTGAAGGAACAATTGGAAAAAAAGTTCAAGATTCCGTTTCTTTCGACAAAAATCGAAAAAATGTAAATGTTGACTTGACATTGTTTGAATTAACTGTTTAATATCCTTATTATCTTTATTTCTGGCTTGTTGGACGGAAATTATTATGGAGCGAGGTTAAATATATGGCAGTTCCCAGAGCGAAAACTTCAAAAGCCCGTACCCGCAGAAGACAAGGAATCAATATGCGCTTGAGCGCGCCGACCCTTGTAGAATGCGGAAATTGCGGCAACTTGATTCTTACTCACCGTGTGTGTCCGAAATGCGGATTCTATCGCGGTAGACAGTTTATCATGCCCGAAAACAACGGTTGATTTGAAGGAGAGCTGAAAAATGGACGAATTATTCGTTAAGATACAGAAACTGATTGCCGACAAGCTCGAGATCGATGAATCAAAGATCACTATCGATGCTTCATTCCGCCAGGATCTCGGCGCCGACAGCCTCGACACCTACGAGCTTGTCTACGCGATCGAAGAAGAAATGGGAATCAGCATTCCCGATGAAAAAGCGAACGAATTCGAAACAGTTCGCGACGCATACGATTTCATCAAATCCCAGTCTAAGTAACACTGTGAGCATTCCAGGAGGTTCTTTTTGTTTCCATTCCGAGACAGCCTGACTGGCGACCGGAAACAAAATCTTCTGGCTTTCCAGAAACAGGCCGGTTTCCGCTTCAAGGATGCCGGCCTGCTTGATTTGGCCTTCCATCATAGATCTTCAACTAATGAAACCACCGGCATTCGCGAAAATAATGAACGCCTTGAATTTCTCGGAGACGCCGTCCTCGGCATGGTCGTCGCCGCGCGCTTGTATGAGTGCATGGCGGACCGGCAGGAAGGGGATCTTGCGAAGGCGAAATCAGTCGTCGTATCCGAAGACACGTTGTCGGGAATTGCTCTTTCTCTTCGCATAAACGAGTATCTGGTACTCGGCAAGGGAGAAGAGATGTCGGGCGGACGCGCAAAGAAAGCGATTCTGGCCGATGCGGTGGAAGCCATCATCGGAGCATTGTATCTTGATTCAGGGATAAAGGCCGCCGAAGAGTTTATTCTGAAAATCATGGATCCCCAGATTCAGCTCGTGCTGCAGAATAGACATCATAAGGATTACAAAACCCTTCTTCAGGAATATCTTCAAAAACAATACAAAACCATACCCAGATATGCGTTGGTGAAGAAAACAGGCCCGGACCACGACAGGACTTTCTGGGTTACGGTCGACTTGCGCGGCTCGGTGTACGGTCCTGAAAGCGGAAAGAACAAAAAAGAAGCCGAGCAGGCGGCCGCAAAACGCGCCTGGGACGAACTTGGGCTCTGTTGACGCTTTAGAGCCTGCAACAAAATCTATCAGCCGACAGGCATTTCTTGATTGAATTTCTTTTGATATATTAACCGGGCTATTTCCAACAGACGTTGTTTTTCGTTCAATTCGGGATCGTCCAGCACTGTTTCCAGCAATTCATTCAGAATTTTACCCGTAACCGGCCCGGGGCCGATTCCGAGCGAGACGAGATCGCCTCCGTTCACAGAGAGATCCTTCAATGCAAACGCGTGTTTCTCTTTCTGGATCTTTTGTATGCGGTCGTCGAATTCATCAAGCATCGTATGTTTTAACGCGTGCGCAGGAGTTCCGGTAATGGCGGCGGTATCGGCTCTCCGCAGACTGAACAAGTCTTGAATCGATTCTTCTCCGACTCGAACAATAAATCGTCTGACCGCAGCGTCGGTCCATTCGCTTTGATAATTGAACATATGCTGCCTGATCAGGTGCGTCGTCTGTTGCGTCAATTTGACGGGAAATTTCAATCGCTTCAGTATGTTTTCCGCGATTCGAGCCGACTCTGTTTCATGATTATGGAATGTCCATTCTCCTCCGGGTCCGATCGCTCTGACGGCGGGCTTTCCTATATCGTGGAACAGAGCGGCAAGGCGAAGCTCGATCGCAGGCGGTGCAGAATCGCAAGCGAAATATATATGATCGAGAACGTCGAATTCATGCAGCCCTTTTTGCTCGATTCCTCTGCAGTTTTGCAGTTCGGGAAATATCAGGCGCAATAGACCTGTTTCTTCCATGCATCTGAGACCGATCGACGGTTTCGGAGCGAGAGCGATTTTAATAAACTCGTCCCGAATTCTTTCTATTGCTACCTGGGCTGTCACCTGAAGGGCGGGGCCGATTGCGTCGAGCGTCTTCCGTTCTATCGAGAATCCCAGCTGCGCTGCGAAACGGACTGCTCTCATAGGTCTTAAACCGTCTTCGGAAAATCGTTCTTTCGCGTCGCCGACGGTTCGAATGATGCCGTGCCGAATATCCTGTATTCCGTTAAAGGGATCGGTAATGATGCCTTCTGGCAGGGCTGCGGCTATCGCGTTCATGGTAAAATCCCGTCTTGACAAGTCTTCTTCGATTGTCGGCGCGAATTCGATCTTGTCCGGCCTTCTGCCGTCCGTATATCCCTCTTCGGTCCTGAATGTGGTACACTCGATATGTCGGTCGCCAACGATTATGGTGACGGTTCCGTGTTCGATTCCGGTGGGTATTATGCGTTTGAATAGCCGCGCGACCTGATCAGGCGTTGCGTCGGTTGCGATATCCAGGTCGTCATGTTCTTTTCCGAGAAAGTGATCCCGTACCGCGCCGCCGACAAGATATACGGAAAATCCGGCCGATTTAAAAGCGACCGATATTTTTTTCAAGATTTCCGGTACTTGAATTTTATGCATCGCCGGAAGTATATGTGAAACCCGTATTCAAGACAAGCGAGGTGGCGTAGTGCGCGCATTGATTTTTACCGGGGGCGGACAGCCTTTTTTTGAGAAAGCGAGGCCGGTAATCGGGTTTTGGGATTTCGTTGTGGCGGCAGATTCCGGCCTTGAATACGCATTGGACGCAGGAATTACTCCGGACTTGGTGGTCGGGGACATGGACAGCTTGCGGAATCCTGATTTGTTGTTGGCTCTGCCCCGGGATCGAATATGTCTGTATCCGCGTGATAAAGATTATTCGGATACCGACCTTGCGTTCCTCGCTTGCAGGGAACGAGGCGTCGACGATATCGTGCTAATCGGCGGGGGCGGGGGGCGAATCGATCATTTCATGGCTTTGCAGTCTCTGTTCGTTCATGATTATTGCCCTTCGTTATGGATTACGGATGAAAATATCACGGCTTTCATTAACGACGGAGCCTCGCTCAGAGTCGAAGGACTGGCGCCGGAGGACGCGGTGTCCTTATTTCCGGTCGGAAAATCGCCGCATCGAGTCCGGGGGGACGGCTTATTCTGGGGAATCGACGGACTTTCCTGGGATCAAGGCTTGTATAGCCTGAGCAATCGGAGCGTGTCCGGCGAAATACGCGTAGCCAGCGAAGCGGGCCGCTTTTTATGCGTTCTCCCGCTCCGCGCCGAGTTGACGCTCGGCAAATGCTCCGTCCAAACCTGCATCACTCATACAGGGGCGCACCTTCGCGATCCTTGAGCTGCATAAAATCGATAAGAATCGGATATTTCGTCAACAGCACGCCCCATTGAGAAAGTCTCTCTATTTGCAGGTATTCGGCAACGCCGGACGACGCTTCCTCGGCGGCGAGTTTCGCCATCATCAGGCTTTTATGACGTTGATACTCTTGATAGGTTTCGGCAGCCGTCAAATAGAGCGAAAAATCCGGTATTTTCATATCAGTCACGGTTATATTTGTTATGAGTACGTCTCCCGTTTCTCTATCCGCAATATTGCTTTCGATTTTTTGCACTATTTGTTGAGGATCCTGTCTCCATTGATCGAAATCAGCGGGATTAGAAAGAGCTTCGATTACTGCGTTGTACGCTTCCGTTTCAGCGATTTTTTCCATGCTGTCCAGAATCTGTTCATTAAGCGCCTGTTGGTCGGCGATGCCTTCCGCATCGACTAGTTCAACCAATCGGGCCGGTTTGAATTTTCCGGTGATTTTTACGGACATGCTCCAGCTGAAATCAGGCGATCCTTCAAAAAAACGGGAATACAAATCGCCGGAAGGCAGAACGCCTTGTATGGTTGTATTGCAGTGCACTGGCTGTTGTTCGAAAACAAGGATGGTTGCATTCGTAGGAATGAGGCGTTCCCATCTCCAGTCGAAATCGCCTGGTACTATTGGATCGGCGTCATATCCTGATGTTTTCGACGCCATAATCCCGACGTGTCCGGGCGGAACGATGAATTGAACCCAGCCCGCGAAAAAAACGCCTGCAGAGAATACTATTAGAACCAGGAGTAGAATCTTTTTCATAACGATCCTCTGTTGAATATCATGTTTTTATTGGTATAGTGTCTTCCAAAGGAGTATACCGTACTTTTATGCACAGGAAAAGCCGAAAACAGCAGACTGTCCGCTTTTTATACCGATCCATACTCTTTCTTGCTGTGTTCGCGATCGCCCTTTTTCTATTTTTTTACTATGGAAATACACAGTCTTTTCTCGATTCTACGCAGAAAATGATTCTTTTCGTGCTTTCTCACATCTCTGTTTCGTTGCTTTTTTTGTCAACGATAACGTTGATTCTAGAGGTGTATCTTTCGGTTTTTCAAAAAATGAGGTTTTATCTGCAATTAGCGGTCCCGACGCTGTTTTATTTTCTCATCGGCGCGGCAGGCACCTTTATCTCCCGCGTAATCCTCTTTTTGTCTTCCGGGATGTAATGATCTGTTCGGCAATTGACACCCGTTTCTCTCCTCCGTATCATCGGTTTTCATGAATACTTCTGATCGTTTATACGCAGTACGCGGAGCGGTTTGCTGCGAAAACACCGTTGAATCTATAGGCTCCCGCGTTTCTGAACTGTACTCGCTGCTTTTAGCGCAGAATTCCGTATCAGAATGCGATATCGTTTCGGTTCAATTTACCATGACGGCTGATCTTGACGCCCTTAATCCCGCTACCGCTCTCAGGAAAGCAGGAATGGCTTCGTCGGTCCCTCTTTTCGCTGCTGCCGAACCTTTCATCCGAGGAGGGATGCCTCGCGTTGTACGGATACTGCTTACGTATTACGGTTCGCGCGCCGGATCCCCCGTGTACCTTCACGGAGCCGAGAAGCTTCGCCCCGACCTGATCGGCGCATCCGCTGGTGTCTGACATGATGCCGATCCAGGAGGTTTGGTACGTCGCCAGAGAATATGCAGGAATCGCCGAAGCCGGCGGAGTGAAAAACGTATCTTGCTCTCTTGCCGAGG from Teretinema zuelzerae carries:
- the tsf gene encoding translation elongation factor Ts, with amino-acid sequence MEIKASDVKALRDKTSAGMMECKNALAACNGDAAAAEKLLKEKGLAAVEKRAGRATSEGLILIKTDGKKAVMAELTCETDFVAKNEDFVALGDNVITTAFAKNATEVTPDLSAMVLDMATKVRENMALNRLVSLSAGADEYIAKYIHSDKKTGVLIMMKSDKAGVFENASVQEFAYDCCLHVAAFTPMYTTSAEVDPKYIEEQTEIFKAQAKESGKPENVQAGIVQGKLKKHLAEICFLDQPFVKDDKLSVSKKMDEVGASVGAKITLSKMVLFQLGVN
- a CDS encoding phosphatidate cytidylyltransferase encodes the protein MKKLIERLLLFFLGLPLLVASVVFLPHYGYLAFHLEILFFSVLAVLEMHNLLAKKLKVLPLGLLLPISLIIPLASFAYSVLGYPFRIITYSIAIGVFILFAIEFVISFRGIDEKALERIGSSFFTMIYPGYLVMYLSIITVWEDAGALLAVFFMMVFGCDSLAWFFGMLFGKGNRGMIPASPNKSLAGFFGGVAGSIFAAFLGRFFFPAVFDIHPAGLIALGVLTSSAAIIGDILESIFKRAAGIKDSGNVIPGRGGVLDSIDSVLLAAPVFYILCDYLLGFGI
- a CDS encoding Maf family protein, whose product is MEPIVLASTSPRRQEILKNLAIPFTVMSPSYEEPFFPELSPIETAELHSMKKVESVIRMDLKISAPWVLGADTLICLENRIFGKPADRDEAANMLASFSGKTHEVITGLSLYDATTQYISTTHSVSKVTFMEMDASTIEKYLDTGEWQGVAGAYRIQGLASCLITRIEGSWSGIVGLPIHELYAILREHGYSFTI
- the coaD gene encoding pantetheine-phosphate adenylyltransferase, whose product is MVKAVFPGSFDPPTWGHLNVIERARKIFSEIHVVVAVNSDKKYLFTEDERVSLMKELVKPWDNVHVRSWNRLIVNYAEAIDARVLIRGVRNLADFSYEFDLAMMNQGLSPDIETVFLATDPKYFVLRSSAIKELASFGGDVSTMVPDLVKEQLEKKFKIPFLSTKIEKM
- a CDS encoding HEAT repeat domain-containing protein, with translation MRMKPLLALGTICLIAAAGVNAQQQTDSIMTVEEAYLNSVEGVIIKELATAEGRDNKQVALQYIESAIEAGRTTEDIQAALNSLAAEGINTIVRENGRTMNSYPDIRAKACELLGKMGTTQAKDTLVAVMYADNEPMVITSAVKSLGELGFNDNDEVVDMIVWITRKFDIILPTSSLALEVLNTYEKLAPNVSNKAPMVESIVRIANNYNYVTPVRNRAYEVLKSVSGSGNNKNGNKSSSQKDTAGK
- a CDS encoding thiamine diphosphokinase encodes the protein MRALIFTGGGQPFFEKARPVIGFWDFVVAADSGLEYALDAGITPDLVVGDMDSLRNPDLLLALPRDRICLYPRDKDYSDTDLAFLACRERGVDDIVLIGGGGGRIDHFMALQSLFVHDYCPSLWITDENITAFINDGASLRVEGLAPEDAVSLFPVGKSPHRVRGDGLFWGIDGLSWDQGLYSLSNRSVSGEIRVASEAGRFLCVLPLRAELTLGKCSVQTCITHTGAHLRDP
- the frr gene encoding ribosome recycling factor is translated as MSEHTAPHVERMKKSISALKDELNTIRTGRASASLFDKVRVDYYGDKAPLSQVATISIPEARLVVIQPWDKNLIGEIEKAIQKSELGLNPSNDGKVIRIAIPPLTEERRKDLAKQAKATAEQSRVAIRNIRRDGNDELKKLQKEGLLTEDGLKTTEEELQKTTDKFIQDINKILEDKEKEIMEG
- the rnc gene encoding ribonuclease III produces the protein MFPFRDSLTGDRKQNLLAFQKQAGFRFKDAGLLDLAFHHRSSTNETTGIRENNERLEFLGDAVLGMVVAARLYECMADRQEGDLAKAKSVVVSEDTLSGIALSLRINEYLVLGKGEEMSGGRAKKAILADAVEAIIGALYLDSGIKAAEEFILKIMDPQIQLVLQNRHHKDYKTLLQEYLQKQYKTIPRYALVKKTGPDHDRTFWVTVDLRGSVYGPESGKNKKEAEQAAAKRAWDELGLC
- the rpsB gene encoding 30S ribosomal protein S2, producing MAVVTMKSLLESGVHFGHQVKRWDPRMKKYIFAERNGIHIIDLQKTILSIKEAYEAVRKTTAAGKTVLFVGTKKQAQQTIAKEAERCGMFFVNNRWLGGMLTNFTTIKKSLLRLKKIEKMEIDGTFESLTKKEIAALQKEKAKLEKNLGGIKEMKELPGIIFVIDTRKETIAVAEARRMGIPIVAVVDTNCNPEGIDYPIPGNDDAIRAISLFTQIIANAVIEADNENGLKIIENLQDDDEEFSESGSASVEKDEEIEDYSNYTPTDKVAADSGEETPELVDEDKLYDK
- a CDS encoding chorismate mutase, yielding MNTSDRLYAVRGAVCCENTVESIGSRVSELYSLLLAQNSVSECDIVSVQFTMTADLDALNPATALRKAGMASSVPLFAAAEPFIRGGMPRVVRILLTYYGSRAGSPVYLHGAEKLRPDLIGASAGV
- a CDS encoding CCA tRNA nucleotidyltransferase → MHKIQVPEILKKISVAFKSAGFSVYLVGGAVRDHFLGKEHDDLDIATDATPDQVARLFKRIIPTGIEHGTVTIIVGDRHIECTTFRTEEGYTDGRRPDKIEFAPTIEEDLSRRDFTMNAIAAALPEGIITDPFNGIQDIRHGIIRTVGDAKERFSEDGLRPMRAVRFAAQLGFSIERKTLDAIGPALQVTAQVAIERIRDEFIKIALAPKPSIGLRCMEETGLLRLIFPELQNCRGIEQKGLHEFDVLDHIYFACDSAPPAIELRLAALFHDIGKPAVRAIGPGGEWTFHNHETESARIAENILKRLKFPVKLTQQTTHLIRQHMFNYQSEWTDAAVRRFIVRVGEESIQDLFSLRRADTAAITGTPAHALKHTMLDEFDDRIQKIQKEKHAFALKDLSVNGGDLVSLGIGPGPVTGKILNELLETVLDDPELNEKQRLLEIARLIYQKKFNQEMPVG
- the acpP gene encoding acyl carrier protein, producing MDELFVKIQKLIADKLEIDESKITIDASFRQDLGADSLDTYELVYAIEEEMGISIPDEKANEFETVRDAYDFIKSQSK
- the uppS gene encoding polyprenyl diphosphate synthase, with product MTQHSSRNCANLPAHVGIIMDGNGRWAQRQGLARTQGHKRGLEVAKAIVKKAANLGIPYITLYAFSTENWKRAAEEVGFLMSLISVHLKAELNFYRQNGIRVRHLGDISGLPADIASEINAVVQETSSYTGTTVSLAINYGGRDEILRAVKKIPIEKIPMLDEAAFSEYFDAPELPPMDLLIRTGGEQRISNFLLWQSAYAELYFSEDLWPDWTETHLEQAVDFYTTRDRRFGTVK
- the rpmF gene encoding 50S ribosomal protein L32, whose translation is MAVPRAKTSKARTRRRQGINMRLSAPTLVECGNCGNLILTHRVCPKCGFYRGRQFIMPENNG